The Pseudomonas sp. IAC-BECa141 genome contains the following window.
CCCAGCGGCATATCCATCAGCACCTGTTCGAGGCCGATCGGGTTGGCCACCGGCACCAGCACGATTTCGCTGCGCAGGCGCCCGGCGGCTTCCAGCTCCGCCAGACGCTGCTTGAGGTGCCAGGCCACGAGCATGCCGGGCAGTTCGTCGGCATGCAGCGAGGACTGGATGTAAATCTTGCCCTGAGCCTTGTCCGGGCCGAAGTGAAAGCTGTGAATCTGTCGTGCGGTCCCCGGCAGCGGGGCCAGCAGGTCGTGTATCTGGTGGCGCATCTCAAAAGGGTCCTAGTGGGTCGGGCCGAGAAAGGCCAGCCATCGGCGTTCGGCAAGACGGAACAGGCCGACCAGCGCAAAGGTGATGGTCAGGTAGATCAGGGCGGCGATGCCGAACGACTGGAAGGTCAGGAAGGTCGCCGAGTTGGCGTCCCGCGCGACCTTGAGGATGTCGGGGATGGTCGCGGTAAAGGCCACGGTGGTCGAGTGCAGCATCAGGATCACTTCGTTGCTGTAGTACGGCAACGACCGGCGCAGCGCCGACGGCATGATGACGTAGGCATAGAGTTTCCACCCGGTCAGCCCGTAAGCCTTGGCCGCTTCGACTTCGCCGTGGTTCATGCTGCGGATCGCCCCGGCGAATATCTCCGTGGTGTAGGCGCAGGTGTTCAGGGCGAAGGCCAGGATCGTGCAGTTCATCGCATCGCGGAAGAAACTGTCGAGCAGCGGTTGCGCGCGCACGGCGGCCAGGCTGTAGATCCCGGTGTAGCAGATCAGCAACTGGATATAGAGCGGCGTGCCACGGAACAGGTAGGTGTAGAACTGCACCGGCCAGCGGATGTAGAAGTGCGGCGAGACGCGGGCGATCGACAGCGGAATCGACACGATGAAACCGAAGAAGATCGACGCGCTGAGCAGCCACATCGTCATCGCAAGGCCAGTGATGTTCTGGCCGTCTGTATAAAGGAAGGCTTTCCAGTATTCCTGCAGAAGTTCGATCATCGTACGGCCTCCCGTGCACCGGCGGCGTAGCGGCGTTCGAGCCAGCGCAGAATGAAGTTCGAGGCACTGGTGATCAGCAGGTAAATCAACGCGGCGAGAACCAGAAAATAGAACAGCTGATAGGTGCTCTTGCCGGCGTCCTGCGCGGCCTTGACCAGATCGGCCAGGCCTATGATCGAGACCAGCGCGGTGGCCTTGAGCATCACCATCCAGTTATTACCGATGCCTGGCAGGGCGAAGCGCATCATTTGCGGGAACACCACGAAACGAAAGCGCTGGCCGCGCTTGAGACCATAGGCGGTGGCGGCTTCGACCTGACCGCGTGGCACGGCGAGAATCGCTCCGCGGAAGGTTTCAGTGAAGTACGCGCCATAAATGAAGCCCAGGGTCAGGACCCCGGCGCTGAACGGGTCGATCTCGATGTATTCCCATTCCAGGTAATCGGTGAGCGTCGTCAGCCAGGTTTGCAGGCTGTAGAAGATCAGCAGCATCAGCACCAGGTCCGGCACCCCGCGAATCAGCGTGGTGTAGATCTGGGCGGGCAGGCGCAGCAGTTTGACTTTTGACAGCTTGGCACTGGCGCCGAGCAGGCCGAGCAACACGGCCACCAGCAGCGACAACGCCGACAATTTGATGGTCATCCAGGTGCCTTCCAACAGCAGCGGGCCAAAGCCCTTGAGGCTGAAGGCGGAGAGCCCCAGATTTTGTAAGAGGTTTTCGAACATAAATCAGCAACCTGACTGAATGAAAAAGGCGCCCATCGAGGATGGGCGCCGGGGCATTATTTGCCGCTGTACAGATTCAGATCGCCAAAGTGTTTCTTTTGAATCTCGGCGTATTTGCCATCATCGTGTAACGCTTTGATACCTTTATCCAAAAGCGCTTTCAGCTCGGTGTTACCTTTCTTAATACCGACAGCGGTCTTGGCTGGCAGCAAGTGGTTGTCGACCGGCTCGCTGACAGCATAGTCGGCACCCTGTGGCGACTTCAGAAAGCCCAGTTCGGCCTGCAACATGTCCTGAATGCCCGCATCGAGACGGCCGGAAGTCAGATCGGAATACACCTGATCCTGGTTCTGATAGGCCTGGGTTTTCACGCCGGCCTTGTCCAGCACGGCTTTGGCATAGGCTTCCTGGATGGTGCCTTGCTCGTAGCCGACGGTTTTGCCTTTCAGCGAAGCGACGTCGTTGGTGATGCCGGAACCCTTCTTCGACACGTAGGCAGTCGGGCCGGAGAACAGCTCGCTGGAGAAGTCGATGACTTTTTCACGGGCTTCGGTCACGGTCATCGACGAGATCACACCGTCGAATTTATTGGCCTTGAGGCCCGGAATCATGCCGTCGAAGTCACTTTCGACCCATTTGCACTTGACCTTCAACTCGGCGCAGATCGCGTTGCCCAGATCGATGTCGAAGCCAACCAGGCTGCCGTCTGCCGCTTTCGACTCGAACGGTGCGTAGGAAGGGTCAACGCCAAACCGCAGTTCTTTGTATTCCTTGGCCAGCGCGGAGCCGGCGGCCATGCACAACGCCAGTGCAGAAAGGGTCAGCAATGCTTTTTTCATTATTCAATCCCTAAGAACCAATATGAGCGCTTGTGGCGCGGAATGATTGTTACTGGAGCGCTTACGACTTATAGAAAGTAGCAATTTCCGAACCAGAGTCCCGAACAAGTGTTTTAAAAGGTGCAGGAAGTGCATGCCGGGGCCGGTCAGCGCACGAAAACGGGCGCGCCGCAAAAGCTGCACCAGGATGGTTCAGGGGATCGTTCCCACGCTCTGCGTGGGAATGCAGCCCGGGACGCTCCGCGTCCCAAAGCGGACGCAGAGCGTCCATTGAGGCATTCCCACGCGGAGCGTGGGAACGATCGGGGTGAGGGGGAGTATCGGGGGAAGGAGTCAGACCAACAGCTCTTGCAAGGTCGCCAGGCTGTCGGCCTCATCCACGGTCTTGTCCTGGCGCCAGCGCAGCATGCGCGGGAAGCGCACGGCGATGCCGCTTTTGTGCCGGCGGGAGAGGGCGATGCCTTCGAAGCCCAGTTCGAACACCAGGCTTGGTGTCACGCTGCTGACCGGACCGAATTTTTCCACGGTGGTCTTGCGCACGATGCTGTCCACTTCGCGCATTTCCGCATCGGTCAGCCCGGAATAGGCCTTGGCGAACGGCACCAGCGCCCGCGCACTGGAACCGGGCGGGCCGTCCCACACCGCAAAGGTGTAATCGCTGTAGAGGCTGGCGCGGCGCCCATGCCCGCGCTGGGCGTAGATCAGCACCGCGTCGACGCTGAACGGATCGACCTTCCATTTCCACCACACGCCCATGTCCTTGGTGCGGCCGACGCCGTACATCGCATCCCGGGCCTTGAGCATCATGCCTTCAACCCCAAGTCGCCTGGAGGCCTCACGCTGGCGGGCGAGATCGAGCCAGTCATCACCCGTCAGGAGCGGCGAAGGCAGCAGCACCGGGTTGTTGCATTTGGCGATGACCTGCTCCAGTTGCTCACGACGTCTGGCCTGGGGCTGGTTGCGCCAGTCTTCGCCCTGCCATTCGAGCAGGTCATAGGCGAGTACCACCACCGGCGCGTCTTCGAGGATTTTGCGGTCCAGCGACTTGCGGCCGATCCGCTGTTGCAACAGCGCGAAGGGTTGCACCGCCGGGGCTTGCGTCGTCTGGGGATCGAACGCGTCTTCGGTGACCGGGCGGTTGTTCTTCCACACCACGATCTCACCATCGATCACTGTGCCGTCAGGCAACCCTTGCACCAGTGTGTCGAGTTCGGGAAAACGTTCGGTGACCAGCTCTTCGCCCCGGGACCAGACCCACAATTTGCCGTCGCGCTTGACCACCTGCGCGCGGATACCATCCCACTTCCACTCCACCTGCCAGTTGCTTGCAGGCCCGAGCAGGGTGTCGAAGGTTTCCACCGGTTGCGCCAGCGCGTGGGCGAGGAAGAACGGGTAGGGCTGGCCTCCGCGCTGGGCGTGTTCATCGCTGGATTCGGGCGCGATCAGTTTCAGATAGCTGTCAGCGTTCGGCCGGTTGGACAAGTCGGTGTAACCCACCAGCCGTTGCGCCACGCGTTTGCTGTCGAGCCCGGCCATGGAAGCCAGGGCTCGGGTCACCAGCAATTTGGACACACCAACCCGGAAGCTGCCGGTGATCAGTTTGATGCACAGCATCAGGCTCGGTCGATCCAGTTGCGCCCACAGTGCGGGTAACTGGTGGGCGAGGTATTCCGGGGTTTCACCGCGCAAGGGCAGCAGTTTGGCTTCGATCCATTCGGCGAGGCCGGCCTCGGAGGTGTGCGGTTGTTCCGGCAGCACCAGCGAGATGGTTTCCGCCAGATCGCC
Protein-coding sequences here:
- a CDS encoding transporter substrate-binding domain-containing protein, translated to MKKALLTLSALALCMAAGSALAKEYKELRFGVDPSYAPFESKAADGSLVGFDIDLGNAICAELKVKCKWVESDFDGMIPGLKANKFDGVISSMTVTEAREKVIDFSSELFSGPTAYVSKKGSGITNDVASLKGKTVGYEQGTIQEAYAKAVLDKAGVKTQAYQNQDQVYSDLTSGRLDAGIQDMLQAELGFLKSPQGADYAVSEPVDNHLLPAKTAVGIKKGNTELKALLDKGIKALHDDGKYAEIQKKHFGDLNLYSGK
- a CDS encoding ABC transporter permease, which translates into the protein MFENLLQNLGLSAFSLKGFGPLLLEGTWMTIKLSALSLLVAVLLGLLGASAKLSKVKLLRLPAQIYTTLIRGVPDLVLMLLIFYSLQTWLTTLTDYLEWEYIEIDPFSAGVLTLGFIYGAYFTETFRGAILAVPRGQVEAATAYGLKRGQRFRFVVFPQMMRFALPGIGNNWMVMLKATALVSIIGLADLVKAAQDAGKSTYQLFYFLVLAALIYLLITSASNFILRWLERRYAAGAREAVR
- a CDS encoding ATP-dependent DNA ligase, producing MKDFAGLYAELDATTSSNAKLAAMQTYFAQAQPQDAAWAVYFLSGGRPRQLVPVRILRDLAVDVSGLEPWLFEESYQAVGDLAETISLVLPEQPHTSEAGLAEWIEAKLLPLRGETPEYLAHQLPALWAQLDRPSLMLCIKLITGSFRVGVSKLLVTRALASMAGLDSKRVAQRLVGYTDLSNRPNADSYLKLIAPESSDEHAQRGGQPYPFFLAHALAQPVETFDTLLGPASNWQVEWKWDGIRAQVVKRDGKLWVWSRGEELVTERFPELDTLVQGLPDGTVIDGEIVVWKNNRPVTEDAFDPQTTQAPAVQPFALLQQRIGRKSLDRKILEDAPVVVLAYDLLEWQGEDWRNQPQARRREQLEQVIAKCNNPVLLPSPLLTGDDWLDLARQREASRRLGVEGMMLKARDAMYGVGRTKDMGVWWKWKVDPFSVDAVLIYAQRGHGRRASLYSDYTFAVWDGPPGSSARALVPFAKAYSGLTDAEMREVDSIVRKTTVEKFGPVSSVTPSLVFELGFEGIALSRRHKSGIAVRFPRMLRWRQDKTVDEADSLATLQELLV
- a CDS encoding ABC transporter permease, producing the protein MIELLQEYWKAFLYTDGQNITGLAMTMWLLSASIFFGFIVSIPLSIARVSPHFYIRWPVQFYTYLFRGTPLYIQLLICYTGIYSLAAVRAQPLLDSFFRDAMNCTILAFALNTCAYTTEIFAGAIRSMNHGEVEAAKAYGLTGWKLYAYVIMPSALRRSLPYYSNEVILMLHSTTVAFTATIPDILKVARDANSATFLTFQSFGIAALIYLTITFALVGLFRLAERRWLAFLGPTH